In Aegilops tauschii subsp. strangulata cultivar AL8/78 chromosome 3, Aet v6.0, whole genome shotgun sequence, one genomic interval encodes:
- the LOC141042840 gene encoding uncharacterized protein, with protein sequence MARTMLSEYKTPIRFWADAINTTCHVINHVYLHKFLKKTSYELITGKRPNVSYLRVLGAPCYIRDMNHSSKFAPKAHEGFLLGYQSNSHTYHVYNSHHRKVMEMVNVQFDESNGSQKKHLPNVINEPLISDAIWQLDIGSVKLVEGNVPESSDDDAPMARSRTRQTTVEENATLNANGNQIPNADQNGNSKGNGMQMLMLMKMIMIITKKILIVEWLIELIPL encoded by the coding sequence ATGGCGAGAACGATGCTCAGTGAGTATAAAACTCCTATTCGCTTCTGGGCTGATGCTATTAACACTACCTGTCATGTTATCaatcatgtttatcttcacaagttccTTAAGAAAACTTCATATGAGCTTATCACTGGCAAGAGACCAAATGTCTCTTATTTACGTGTTCTTGGTGCACCTTGTTACATTCGTGATATGAATCATTCTTCCAAGTTTGCACCTAAGGCACATGAAGGTTTTCTTCTGGGTTATCAATCAAACTCGCATACTTATCATGTCTATAACTCTCACCACAGGAAAGTTATGGAAATGGTAAATGTgcagtttgatgaatctaacggctcccAAAAgaagcacctgccaaatgtgataAATGAACCACTGATTTCTGATGCTATTTGGCAACTGGATATTGGGAGCGTCAAGCTAGTTGAAGGAAATGTACCTGAGTCCTCTGATGATGATGCACCCATGGCTCGAAGCAGAACTCGACAAACCACTGTCGAAGAAAATGCTACTCTGAATGCTAATGGCAATCAAATTCCAAATGCCGATCAAAATGGCAATTCTAAAGGGAATGGGATGCAAATGTTGATGTTGATGAAAATGATAATGATCATCACGAAGAAAATCCTCATCGTCGAGTGGCTAATCGAGTTGATCCCTCTCTAA